Part of the Mytilus galloprovincialis chromosome 14, xbMytGall1.hap1.1, whole genome shotgun sequence genome is shown below.
ACAACTGTGATATATAATACAGAAACACAACCTGTACCTAGGGCATCCCAACAACAAATCAATGGACTTCACATATCAACCCCTGAAACCAAACAACCGGCAATATCTTCAGATAGTGAACAGCTTTCACAGGAAATGTTCCTCGGGGTTCCTTTCATAACATCAGAACATCAACATGTACAGTCTTTATATCCAGGAAACCCCGCTGGACCGTATTTGTTTTATTCTCCTTTTCGATACATGCATTGCACTGACCTGAATACCGGCCATCAAATTATCGTTGAGCAACCTATTCAACCAGGTATGGCTATGGTGCATCAACAACAACCAAACACAGCCGATGTTACTGAGATAACATTAGAAACAGAACAGCAAGCGCCATCTACCCCAGTTAATATTACAAATGATACCGAAATTAAAACAGCCGCAGACAGAAAAACATTGCAGTCTTCAAAAACAATTTCAACTGTTAAGTCTGAAAGCGGAAATATAGATCTATCTTCAAATGATTCCAAGATTGTATCACAGAAACAAGCAAATATCACAGGACAAAATAAGCGTATAACAGCTAAAGAatcaaataagaaagaaattccAGGTCCGAAAAGAAAACCTGTCACTAAAAGGTGACATAATATGTCTTCCATATGTTGTAGACAAATAAAGTGAAGCTGAGTTTATCTATAGTTATTGAATTGATTTGTTTCAGTCATCTATCATATAAAGATGTGAGTGTGTCTTGTTATCTTATGTTTGGTGAGCAAAATTTTACTGTCTTCAAAAAAACTGTATAATGAGAATGTGGATAACAAAAACGTGCCATAACaaaccatttgacttcaaataaaaacagtattttaaaatacacatgcTGAATCTTAAAGTTTCATATAGTACATAGTTAccttaatgtttcattttatataGAAGGTCTCATACTTTACCAATATTTGTCTATAAAGATTGCATGCAAATGTAGGACTATTGGAGTATTTGTATGCAGTTCAACCTCGTTAATCTATTTGTACATCTATTCTGTATATACTACTTTATCAGATTTGAACGTAGGTTTTTGTGATGcaatgaaagtaaaaaaaaaacaatcacgtTAACATTAGGTTCGTGGCTTCCGTGTGAAAAGCAACTATCCGTGGAAGTTTTGATAGGGACCACAAGATGAGGAAgttttccgatttgattttcctctgagttcagtatttttgtgattttactttttacacataaAGAAGTTAACATTTTAATCATCTTTACTCGAACATCTGGTATTACAGAACGATACATCTTATGTCCAGGTAGAGCCATTGAGTCAGTTTTACCCCCaaaaaacgtaaaatcacaaaaatactccgaagaaaattcaaaacagaaagtccctaatcaaatggataatcaaacgataaaacacatcaaacgaatggacaagctgtcatattcctgacttggtggattaaacctggttttatagcgctaaatttctcacttgtatgtcagtcgcatcaaattctatcaCATTTATAACGATGCCTGAAGAAAGCAGACACAATAGgtgaaatagtcaaaatatgggtacagcagccatcactgtgttacaatctcaaaagaaacaaattttaaacaaaaaagtcaaaagttttGTTAGAATTATTTTCTGAAAAAGACCTAGATTTAAAAtcatccagaagttctttagaaagaaagaaaaaagtaaaattacaaaaatactgaagcctaagcaaatgtatttttcatacgtatatcattgtaaaaattttaaatggaaatgtatCTTTAATTATTTTGCAATCgcatcaaaataatatttaaaagatatgaTGACTTCCATGTATTTTGAACTTTTAGTAAAAATAGATGCTATCATACTGTTTGTTCATCTTTCATCTTTAGAAAACATTTGATGACTTTAACATTTTTTGCTAAGAACCCATCAAAGTTACCAGGCTTATATCATGATATATGATACATCAGACGAGTGTTTCGTCTATCGAAAACTCCTCAATAGTACTCATAAAACACACATTCATGTTTAATCAAGTTTAATTTTATGTGTCATTAAAACGGAATAGAATATTGTCATTCTAGTATCTTTTGATTGGTCATTTTAAGACTACAACGCGGAAGTGATGTGAAGATAACGAACTATTGTCAATTAAACGCATTAGTAATTGGGTGAATTGTCCCTTTATCAAACATATGTTGCACATATAATACTACTGATAGTTTGAATTGATACGAATATTGTTTAATACAGTCAATCTTGTAAATGAAGGTTACAATCGGACCATAGAAAATTGCTTTAAACGAGGATGACTTTGGAATAGTGGCACAATATGTTTATGAACTGATCTCTGAAATTAAGTTTTCGTCACCTGCCATTTTACTAAAAGAAATAAGCGATGAGTATAATTACTGTACGTGTAGATGTCAGGAGGAACATACGGTTACTTTATTTGTAAACACTCCGTTTTGTTTAATCCTATAGATAGGGAATAGCTCGATGTTTTGTAATATGAGCGCGTAATGGGAAGAATTACATATGATGATGATGTCATCACTTTATTACTTCATAACTTTGAAATTTCCCGTATTTAATAGATAAATGAATAGTTGCTAACacaaattgaaattaaacaacAAAGAATAAAGTCTCTTTAATACAGTGTGAGTGGAacatttcaattgatataaatttcaatttcagACCTTGAAGTAGCGAAAGACTTTCTAGATTTAGATAGCTTGTTTGTACATAGAAACTACACACTaaacggtgtttatatatcataCCTTGATCGtgttgttcgctatgcccgtgtctgttgtgacgtttttggtTTTCTTGAACGTAATATATGTGTTAACGGTAAagtattttatgttatttcaacaGACTTTAAACTTTTACTAAGTTATTTCAGAGATGTGaaaatttggttttgaagtttagttgtatctgtaaacatttttattttaaacgggatagcacatcttTTTACCGTAGATATTGTTTACCATGCCGGGAATTGTATAAACTATTATGGTAATTTTATAGGTCCTTTAAATAAACTAATGTTAAAATGTTACCTATTCAACACAGTAATCACTTTAATCCATCAATATTGTTGTTATTTGTATcattattgatttgttatccGTTAATTAAAAGAAAGCTAAATTTTATTGTTGTGTATAATGCACATTCTTGGATCTACAATTTGTCGATACCTGTTTCTTTGCATTGAATAAGATCATGTGTTTAGactgtttatgacatctttaaactaaatccattggatgttatATGCatgattgtttattgttttgttgtaattGGCTTTCAACATACTGTCAGATTACTTAGAATTTAAAAACATCCAATTACATGTTCGGGTACAGACAAAATATGGCGACTGgaactaaaattttaaataaacataaatgtGTAAATGTTCGTTTGTTGTTGCTAATCTACAAATTTGTGTATCGAGATTCAAAATTTCTCACACATATATAAGAAtaaaagaaaaccaaaaaatgAGAGGTATCACCAATTCAggcacagcaaaaaaaaaaaaaaacaaaaaaaaaaactgtttgtcaTTCTATTGGCCTTCTACACAGATCAAACAAACAGTGTGTGGATGACACATGTACACTGCAATTTTTAGACGGCTCTTATCACCGACTTGAGTAGAATTCTTtgctaaataattttgatagacatttttacaaatattgtACTCTGATTACTGGGTTAAGATTTATGACCAAAATATCTCACTTTAAATTTTGGGGTCTTTTCAAGAATCGCTAGATTTTAAGTACAATcaagtttttaaatttgttaaaacatCTTGGAAGTTTATCATTAAGTTTCAATATCAAATCAACCATATGCTTATTTTCTATTGCTGATGACATAGATTGTTCATGCTGTAGCTATCGTTCGTGtcaagaaaataatattttatcacAACGATATAAGTAAACAATAATAGATAAAGATGGCTGCAGATCAAACGTTCAAATGGCTTCAGGTAAAAAGCAACCATCTACGCCTGCATAAGTTCTAACATGCAATCCACCAATGAGAGAGGTCAGACAACAGAAAGAGCAGGAAGTTTTGCTCCTAGTTTAACAAACATACTTTTACggagtaatatatttttttctgtattttcttAGTTCAAAATGTTGAGTTTGTGCTTTAGATTACGTTAATGATTATCAACATTCTTTTATTCAAAACGTATTATAATGATTCAATTGTTCTTATGTTGTTAAATGTTAAAGTGTTAGGTTCGATTAAGTATACGACATAATTTTGCTGTACATGATTACTACAAATGACATAATTTTGAAGTTTACATAAAGTGCATGTAATTACATAGTTGACGACAAAACTAGACTGTTCATGATTACTACACATGAcacaattacaatttttttttacataaagtgcATGTAATTACATAGTTGACGACAAAACTTTACTGTACATGATTGCTACAGTTGACATAATTTTCAGGTTTATTTACATAAGGTGCATGTAATTACATTGTTTACGAGATaattttgctgtacattattactACAAATGACATattatggagaacgctctgattggcttattttttttttatttttttatctatcatacgattggttgtatctgtgcatgtttcaaaccggaagtcttatccatgactaaaagtcagtccaatgacggaatcatatccggacttcttttttgtcgtttttatcccaaaataactcaatctgaataatcataagaatggatgacaaatgcgactatgcatgttacctataggacacagaggcatgatgattgatttgttgtggaaggaagagaagcgacacacaaaatgaggtcttctcgtttaatagtatagataaagcTGTTCTCTGTAAGCATCAAAATTTCTGATATAGGATGGGAATGTGAGGAcctcaaatttcaataaaacttggTAGGTAATACTCATATGTCACCCATGTTTGAAATTTGGTATAATATTGATACACAGAGTTGCGGTTGCCATGGTTACCATACATCATCAAATAAGTCTTCTACAAGAGTCTTTCAATCAGTGAAATTACCGTTTTCTTTGCATATAAAACATAAAGCAAACTGTTCTGAGGTCATATTCTTTATTTGTCATCATGAAGACAATGATCTTAGCatataataacaatatataacataataataaaaaagttccTATCACAGTTTTTTGAAGCTGCCAAAAACCTTGATTTTGACTTTTTGGGAATTTCcggaaaattgtattttttaccaattttaataATAGACTGTGAAAAAATGCACCGACAGATGTTcttaaaataatgcatttataatGCTTAAAGCATAAagtccaaaatatcaaaaaattggAGTAGTGttatttctctaaaaaaaaatgcGTTGCCATGGCAGTGaatgaaaatatctaaaaaaaaaaacaaaaatttgcaaattttaagttaaaaatgaagaaaatttagTTCAATTGGATCTAAATATTAATTTAACTCTATTTGAAGAGATAAATGTCAATTTAAGATTGTGGCTACCATAGTAACCATGTATATGACCCTaagcaaaaaaaagaaaaatcgccaaaaatatgtattttatagcTTCTGCATACAAATATTTACTCCGGTATTCTTTCAAAAAGCATATCTCAAACAAAAGGGTGTTGTGAAGGTTACCATGTCAGTAAAGATTAAGACTTTGTCAACCCTCAAGAGTCTGTAAATAACAGTTTAGtggtaaaattatgaaaattttaagTGTCAATTTAGTCAGAACCTGTGAAAATGCATACATCGTGCACCTCACTTCACTTCAACTTGAAATAATATACTACAGCCTTGCACTGATGTTAAAACACAGTGCAAACAAAATACAAGTCAATGTCTGTCTATGGTTGGAAATATCATAGGAAATCCAAATCTCACTATTAACTTATAAAAGCAAGAACAAGATTGTGTCAACCGTCCACAGATGCTCCAtgcacactatcattttctatgtttagttgactgtgaaattggagtaaaaaatctaatttggcatttagacatgttaaattagaaagatcatatcttagggaacatgtgtactaagtttcaagttgattggagttcaatttcatcaaaaactaccttgaccaaaaacttttaccaaaaACTTATAACGGAAACTCTTACCATCATtgtctatgttcaatggaccgtgagtTTGATGTCTCATTGGTATTtttattagaaaaacaaattgttttcgcAATTTCACTTTAACctatttaaatttgtcattttgatgccttttatagctgataatgcagtatgggctttgctcattgttaaagactcTACAATGATCTATAGTTGTTGATTTACCTTCATTTATAAGATTTGTGTCATTGACAATCAATCCATATTATAAGTGCTTaaaatatttgtagttttttACATAAAGTTGGTAAACGAAATTAATTAAGTTCATCTGCAGTTAGTTCTCTCCTGATAGTTGTTATAGTTTCTTCCCTTGATGCATCAACGGAATCATCAAACGATTTGTTCTTCCTGCTCATTCTAGAAAAGAAACTTGTAATTTGCTGAACCGAAaggatttcatcatatgaaaatcttctatttccatcttcttttctctCAGTCAGCATTTCCTCTGATACCAAAAAAGGATCTTCCTTTCTTCCAGTTTTTAGacatttattaaacttttcaGTAAGATATTCTTTTTGGTTCACATTAAATCTTTTGTTCTTCCTTTCTTCTTTCAATGCCCAGCCAAGTTCTAAATCAGAGTTGTCATCAATTCCAACTGTCAGCCCTGCTGATGAAACTTGAAAGTTGGTTGAAAAAGACTTAGACATTTTTGTAATGTAAGTCTTCTTAGTAATGTCACATCCATTACTAAACTAACACCTAAATTCAAACGCACACTTGCCGAACATTAAGTGGCTTGACAGCTCATGAAAAGATGAAAAATACAGTGTGCATCCCTCATTTGCACATGTTATGGTGTTTTCTTCCTTTTCATCTTTAAGTGGCAGTTGGTGAAAACCCCCATCAATTTCACCCTCTATCTCTAAACATGAAGTATTTAGAATACACTTTTCAACAGTTGGAATATCAGATGAAGGTATTAGCTTTcctaaaatgtagaaaataaaattatataacttataATTTGAGAATACTGTTTAAATAATaattgatcaattgattgattgttgctgttTTACACTCAGTGAACATGAATTGGCTATATATTGTAGCTATTGACATGAAATGTATGTGTGAAATGAATATAACTAAACTTTGAGTCTAGTGCTTGATATATATAATCCCTGGCTGCCACATCTAGTCTGTGTCTATattgttagttgttttttttttgctttgtattGATCAATCTGACAAGTAAGAACTgtgttttatagtttgttctgatgttaaactgttacaccactgtcccatgttagggagTGAATTAAATAGTGCCAGCAAACCTGTTTATTTGAATCTTAAACCTGCTAACCCACATGAAGGAAACGGTTTGCAGGAAGACATAAATAATATTTGGACCCTATATTCTGACTTGGAGCAAACTAAATAATATGTGAGGTTGTTTACGACATAATCGTAAAAAACAATACTTGAATCCTATATATcaagttatggtctattgactgcTTACAGATAACAATAGAAAATCAGTGTTTTGAGATCTTAATCATGATTaggaaattataaaaagaaaggataagaaaataataaattaacaagCATTGTAAGAGTATTGCAAGGACTccaatgggctttgctcatcgttgaaggccatatagtgacct
Proteins encoded:
- the LOC143059184 gene encoding uncharacterized protein LOC143059184, producing MKKAIDKSAKNVKNIVRVKEGTDCRKTKYTAIPATSCYSNFTFSAHGITACKAYQVGTGKLIPSSDIPTVEKCILNTSCLEIEGEIDGGFHQLPLKDEKEENTITCANEGCTLYFSSFHELSSHLMFGKCAFEFRC